The genomic stretch ctgctgctgttgatgGTACCTCAACGAAATTTAGATCCCAATGTTCTGGCAATGTGAACAAGAACAGTAAAATTGTGCAACTCAGGACTGAAACTTGGTTAAGTTTGCTCACTGACTGAATTGTGATTGTATTGGGTTGGAGGTGTTAGACTGTTAGTGTTACTTTAGTTTACTTTATGCCTGGTTTCATGAGTGCAATTTTTGTGTCACATTCCAGTTTCGAATTTGATGAAGTTTGAAGGACCTGAATCTAGTTTGATAAAACATGATTTGAACTACAAGGTAGGTTGCTCATGTGCCTTGCAAGGGACCTTTTGCATTTTCCAGTTCAGACACGATGAATTCATGGTAATGCTAGTGTGTTGTGCCTCATCATGTCCGGAAATTGGTGACCTTAGTTAACATTGAGTTTTTAATTTAATGGTTTCATTCAGCGAATAGTTAATTCCCTTTGTTGCGTGAGAAGAATTGTATCCACATTATTGTTTGGGTGACGTAATTTCTAGCTTTTAATTTTCCAACCTGCAAACTCCTTGTGCTTTATAAACAAATGTTTACATCACAATCAACTCAAGTAGAATAAATTCATTTCTACTTTTGTACTTTCCAACACAATTTCTAGCCCTTATCATTATAAGCAAATGTTTGCTTCACTATTAACTTAATTAGTGTGAATTTATCCATTTGTTAAACTGCCATTGAAGGTTGTCAACTTGGTAATGCTTTGTCCGTATAGCATTCTAACCTCGTTCTGCCTGGAGAGTTCtctttcattatttttcttttgcgcATACTTCTTGATGCAAAACTACAACTATATCCTAAACCCTTTTCTCTGGAGGAAGTGCTGATGAATTGGAGTCCTCTAATATGAAAGGTCCATTTTTAACCCTGCATTTTATTTCTCAATGTCTCTGATGCCTTATACCAAGTTATGCTATATGTTTTCTGAAGAGGGAAGTTGCAAACACTTGCATGCAGAGCAAATCTGGGAAGGTACACGCATATCTTAGAAATGAATGATAAGTAGAAAAGATATAGGTACATTTATTAGTAGGTACTAGGCATACCAAAGCTGGCCTTCACCTGATATAGGACAATAGTAGAGCTTGCCCACATccagaaaaataaaaggaaaaagcgaaaaagaaaaaaatgatcaTACTATCCATCGGCAAGCACGATTATTGAAATAGTCAAAATGAAAGCAGTTGATTCATATCGATGAACAATAAAAGAACTACCATCATGAAGTCTAGGCATTAAATGAATGCCATAGCTTCACCCAGGAGAATTCATTTGTATAAAAATAGCCTTTACCAAGAGCATTTCAATACACAATATACTTACTTCCTACAGGTAGCCAGTCTATACAGAAGCAGTTGAATCAATACTGTTTACAACATCCTGATGAACTCAGTAAAGGTATTTTAGCTGTTACTTAAGGTGCCTGTTGAATACCACCTGTAGTAAACACAAGTAAACATATTTAGCATATAAAAAGAAGCTGACAGTCCTAGTAACCCATCTGTGGTAAATGAACAGTGGGAGGTGAACTAGAAGCATTGGTTGCACTGGATGAGCTTGTTGTCTTCCCATAAATGTTGGACCCCTCCAGCTCCTTCAGTGTTCCATCAGATGAGGTGTATGAAAATTTGCAAAGATGGATTGGTGGTGCAAAGTACATTGCCACAGGCATCTTTGGTGGAAGGCTGGGCAATGATGCCTCGAACTTCAATACACTTATGACCTGGCGAATAGAAGGTCGTAAATTATAGTCTGGGTGTGCACACCAGAGCCCCACAACCATCAAGCGCACAGCTTCACGCTCATCCAATGCACCATCAAGCCTCCCATCAACTGCATTAAGAATCTCATTTCTTCCATAGAGATCCCACACCCATTGGACCAGCTTTATCTTCTCATCATCTTCCTTTGGCACAACAGGCCTCCTTCCACAGGCAACCTCCAATGCAAGAATGCCAAAGCTGTACACATCAGATTCTTTGCTTGCTTTGCCAGTGGTAACGCACTCTGGAGCCAAGTAACCCATTGTGCCAGCTATCACAGTAGTTTGTGAGCCTCGATCATGGTCAACAAGACGTGCAAGCCCGAAGTCCCCTAGCTTAGCATTGAATGAAGAATCAAGCATCACGTTGCTTGGCTTGACATCGCGGTGCACAACACATTGTTCCCACTCCTCGTGAAGGTACAGGAGGGCAGATGCAACGCTGATGGTGATCTTGAACCGCAATGGCCATGTTAGGATGTCACTATTGTCATAGAGGTGTGTGTCCAAGCTCCTGTTTGGCATGAACTCGTACACGAGCAAGAACTCTCCATGCTCATGACACCAGCCCACAAGTTGCACAAGGTTCCTATGCCTCAGCCTGCTGATGATCTTGACTTCAGAGATGTACTCCTTCTTCCCCTGTGTTGATCCTTTGGCAACTCGCTTTATGGCAATGTTGAGGTTTTGATCCTTCAAGAAACCCTGGTAAACTGCTCCAAATCCTCCTTCTCCGAGCTTTCTTTCCAATGCAAAATTCTTTGTAGCAGCCACAAGTTCATTGTATCGAAATCTTCTTGGACCCCTCCCTTTCTCAAACTCACCATCAATGGACTCATCATATTCTagcttctcttcttcctcctttcttaaCCTCCTTGTCTTTCTAAACCTCAGGAAGCACAAAACCAAACCCATAGAAAAACAGACCATGCCACTTATGCTAGTAGCCAAGCCTATGACTACTACTcttttcatcttcttactcTTCAGCTGCACGTCAGTTGAACTGAATTCCCAGTAAAGTATCCGATGAGTCTCTACCAATTTACCAGTGGCAGCTGAGAAGC from Setaria italica strain Yugu1 chromosome II, Setaria_italica_v2.0, whole genome shotgun sequence encodes the following:
- the LOC101774255 gene encoding L-type lectin-domain containing receptor kinase IX.1 produces the protein MLCLSSPSFFPPALSPAMRSRSTITGFLALHLFILQSIGHVSPLQFKLNFTESNHNGAATIQFQEDAFYNKAVRLTKEEMDGQITHSVGRAVFTDPVTLWDSTTGQLADFTTRFTFMIKANVTNSSNGEGLAFFLSPYPSVVPNNSGDGNLGLFSSSADQSETSNQIVAIEFDSHKNSWDPDDNHVGININSIVSVTNVTWKSSIKDGKIANAWVTYQASSMNLSVFLTYKDSPIFSGNSTLSYSVDLRKYLPDKVAIGFSAATGKLVETHRILYWEFSSTDVQLKSKKMKRVVVIGLATSISGMVCFSMGLVLCFLRFRKTRRLRKEEEEKLEYDESIDGEFEKGRGPRRFRYNELVAATKNFALERKLGEGGFGAVYQGFLKDQNLNIAIKRVAKGSTQGKKEYISEVKIISRLRHRNLVQLVGWCHEHGEFLLVYEFMPNRSLDTHLYDNSDILTWPLRFKITISVASALLYLHEEWEQCVVHRDVKPSNVMLDSSFNAKLGDFGLARLVDHDRGSQTTVIAGTMGYLAPECVTTGKASKESDVYSFGILALEVACGRRPVVPKEDDEKIKLVQWVWDLYGRNEILNAVDGRLDGALDEREAVRLMVVGLWCAHPDYNLRPSIRQVISVLKFEASLPSLPPKMPVAMYFAPPIHLCKFSYTSSDGTLKELEGSNIYGKTTSSSSATNASSSPPTVHLPQMGY